The sequence below is a genomic window from Chryseobacterium foetidum.
TACGGTGATGCTACGCTTACCTATGGCTTTTACAGCAAAGACGGCAAATATCTCCCATCGTTTGCCAGTTTTGAAGCTGATAATTACAAAATGTATTCACAAAGTAAGTCGCATACCAAAAAGCTTGTTCGGGAAATGATTTTTAGTCATTTTTCTGAATCCGACAAAAAAGGACTTGACCCAAAGGTTGATTTCCGTAAAAATATCTGGGAAAATGTAGAAGTAAAATCTGGCGGTGAAAGCAACATTTTGCTTTCCGAAGAAGAGCAGGAGTTTGTGAATCAGAAATAATTTGAGATAAAAATGGAAAAGCAGCCTGATTTCCAGGCTACTTTTCAGTTTCTAAAGTTGTATTTTTAAAATTAAATCAGTCTTAAAACTGATAAACAATCGCATTGATGTTCATTCCAGCGCCCACAGAAGCAAAAAGAACGATATCGCCTTTTTCAATTTTGTGAGATTCCAGTTCATCCTGCATAATCATGGTGAGGAGTGACGGAATTGTGGCAACACTGCTGTTTCCAAGCTTGCTGATGACCATCGGCATAATATCGGGTGGAGTAGGAACGCCATACAGCTCGTAAAAACGGTTGACGATGGCTTCATCCATCTTTTCATTGGCCTGATGAATAATTATTTTGTTGAGCTGATCAATTGTAAAACCGCTGTCGTCCAGACATTTTTTCATGGCAACAGGAACGTTCAGAAGGGCAAATTCGTAGATTTTTCTGCCATCCATTTTGATGTATTTCGTATCCTGACAGCTGTCATTGTTGTACGATTTTCCAAAATAAAGAAAATCTTTTTCGTTTAAAGTATAGGAAGCCGAAAGGTGAGATTTGATACCTGCATCGTCATTTTCATTGGCTTCAATAATCACAGCACCGGCTCCGTCAGCGTAAATCATACTGTCTCTGTCGTGAATATCAACCACTCGCGAAAGTGTCTCAGCACCGATCACAAGACATCTTTTTGCAATACCCGATCTTACAAAAGCATTTGCCTGAATCACCCCTTCAATCCAGCCCGGACAGCCGAAGAGTACGTCGTAGG
It includes:
- a CDS encoding 3-oxoacyl-ACP synthase III family protein; translated protein: MTGKIIGVGNYIPSETITNLFFDKHVFLNEHGITLKEDNALITSKLKKITGIEERRYATSDQVTSDLGLIAAQRAIENSGIDPETLDYIIFAHNFGDVRHNTVQSDTVPSLASRVKHLLQIKNNFCVAYDVLFGCPGWIEGVIQANAFVRSGIAKRCLVIGAETLSRVVDIHDRDSMIYADGAGAVIIEANENDDAGIKSHLSASYTLNEKDFLYFGKSYNNDSCQDTKYIKMDGRKIYEFALLNVPVAMKKCLDDSGFTIDQLNKIIIHQANEKMDEAIVNRFYELYGVPTPPDIMPMVISKLGNSSVATIPSLLTMIMQDELESHKIEKGDIVLFASVGAGMNINAIVYQF